The following coding sequences are from one Streptomyces sp. V3I7 window:
- a CDS encoding amino acid adenylation domain-containing protein, producing the protein MTTRTLYQLFADSAAAHPGRTALEVQGHRLTYAELEQSAGRLAARITEEHGGVPTRVGILAGRSLPTYVGYLAALRLGATVVPMNPTFPTARNLEIATSADVDLIVLDQAGAKQRDQLTAGQVALLLPVVDDELSEPDEPAGQPAASAASVAAPADGIAYILHTSGSTGHPRGVPIRHRNVVPLIEWMIKGYGFGPDDRTSQNVELTFDVAVYELFVTWGCGAALVVPRVDDIARASSFVRDKQITHWFCVPSVGDIAARVGALAPGSMPSLRLIVFGGERLIAAQAEQWAAAAPYAELHNLYGPTEVSIICTGQRLGERGVLRAPGSNGTMPIGQVLPHLEYVLLGEDGHPSDPGELCVRGNQRFDGYLDPAGDAGRFLTWEEGHPARIHTGEEPVTERHWYCTGDRVRTEDGSLVFLGRVDDQVKVRGHRIEVGEIEAALTRHPAIREAVTVARAGELGDTLVAHYTGNEVPTAELTSFLREQLPVYMIPGRFVHQEAFPLNANGKVDRKALTG; encoded by the coding sequence ATGACCACCCGCACCCTCTACCAGCTGTTCGCGGACAGCGCCGCCGCCCACCCCGGCCGCACGGCCCTCGAAGTCCAAGGCCACCGGCTCACCTACGCGGAACTGGAGCAGTCCGCGGGGCGCCTCGCCGCCCGCATCACCGAGGAACACGGTGGTGTGCCCACCCGGGTGGGCATCCTCGCCGGCCGCAGTCTGCCCACCTACGTCGGCTACCTGGCCGCATTGCGCCTCGGCGCGACCGTCGTCCCGATGAACCCGACGTTCCCCACGGCCCGCAACCTGGAGATCGCCACCTCGGCCGATGTCGACCTGATCGTCCTCGACCAGGCGGGCGCCAAGCAGCGCGACCAACTGACCGCAGGGCAGGTGGCGTTGCTGCTACCTGTAGTCGATGACGAGCTGAGCGAACCGGACGAACCGGCCGGGCAGCCGGCCGCGAGCGCCGCATCGGTCGCCGCCCCGGCGGACGGCATCGCGTACATCCTGCATACCTCGGGCTCCACCGGACACCCGCGCGGCGTGCCCATCCGGCATCGCAACGTCGTCCCCCTCATCGAGTGGATGATCAAGGGGTACGGTTTCGGACCCGACGACCGCACCTCGCAGAACGTCGAACTCACCTTTGACGTCGCGGTGTACGAGCTCTTCGTCACCTGGGGGTGCGGCGCCGCCCTCGTCGTCCCGCGCGTCGACGACATCGCCCGCGCCTCCTCGTTCGTGCGCGACAAGCAGATCACGCACTGGTTCTGCGTCCCCTCCGTCGGCGACATCGCGGCCCGCGTCGGAGCGCTCGCCCCGGGCTCCATGCCCTCGCTGCGCCTGATCGTGTTCGGCGGCGAACGCCTCATCGCCGCACAGGCCGAACAGTGGGCGGCCGCAGCCCCGTACGCGGAACTGCACAACCTCTACGGCCCCACCGAGGTCTCCATCATCTGCACCGGCCAGCGCCTCGGCGAGCGCGGCGTCCTGCGAGCTCCGGGCTCCAACGGCACCATGCCGATCGGCCAGGTGCTGCCGCATCTCGAGTACGTCCTGCTCGGCGAGGACGGCCACCCCTCTGACCCCGGCGAACTGTGCGTGCGCGGCAACCAGCGCTTCGACGGCTACCTCGACCCGGCCGGCGACGCGGGCCGCTTCCTCACCTGGGAGGAGGGCCACCCCGCCCGCATCCACACCGGCGAGGAGCCCGTCACCGAGCGGCACTGGTACTGCACGGGCGACCGGGTGCGCACCGAGGACGGTTCCCTGGTGTTCCTCGGCCGCGTCGACGACCAGGTCAAGGTGCGCGGCCACCGGATCGAGGTGGGGGAGATCGAGGCCGCGCTCACCCGGCACCCGGCCATCCGCGAGGCTGTGACCGTGGCCCGCGCGGGCGAACTCGGCGACACGCTCGTCGCCCACTACACCGGAAACGAGGTCCCGACGGCGGAACTGACGTCCTTCCTGCGCGAACAGCTGCCCGTCTACATGATCCCCGGCCGTTTCGTCCACCAGGAGGCCTTCCCGCTGAACGCGAACGGCAAGGTCGACCGCAAGGCACTCACCGGCTGA
- a CDS encoding ketoacyl-ACP synthase III family protein has protein sequence MRWNDMYIAGTGSCFPKRDDCAQAVTEGRYDALEHERNGYRSISVGGDLCAADMAVAAARPALARSRHTGEDIGLVLHATVHHQGQDHWTPASYVQHQVTGGRGPAVEIKQGSNGGLAGLDLALSHLSARNGQDIRDAVLVTTADKFCPPVYDRYNSDKWMVLGDGGSAAVVSRRGGFARVLATAADSDPDLEEMYRGEKFTDAPFSTGLPLDLRERKREYMDRIGLPEVALRCTAGLQNVVKGALEDAGTDLDGIARFVFPNVGKSLVQWDYLDTFGIEEERTTWQWGSGIGHAGAGDQFGGLTHLAETGALRAGDKVVLAGSGIGFSWACAVLEITERPGWG, from the coding sequence ATGCGCTGGAACGACATGTACATCGCCGGAACCGGCTCCTGCTTCCCCAAGCGGGACGACTGCGCCCAGGCGGTCACGGAAGGGCGCTACGACGCCCTTGAGCACGAGCGGAACGGCTACCGGTCGATCAGCGTCGGCGGCGACCTGTGCGCCGCCGACATGGCCGTGGCCGCCGCCCGCCCGGCCCTGGCCCGTTCCCGGCACACCGGCGAGGACATCGGCCTCGTCCTGCACGCGACCGTGCACCACCAGGGCCAGGACCACTGGACCCCCGCCTCCTACGTCCAGCACCAGGTCACCGGGGGCCGGGGGCCCGCCGTGGAGATCAAGCAGGGCTCCAACGGCGGCCTCGCCGGGCTCGACCTGGCCCTGTCGCACCTGTCCGCCCGCAACGGCCAGGACATCCGGGACGCCGTCCTGGTCACCACGGCCGACAAGTTCTGCCCGCCGGTCTACGACCGGTACAACAGCGACAAGTGGATGGTGCTCGGCGACGGCGGCTCGGCCGCCGTCGTCTCCCGGCGCGGCGGCTTCGCCCGTGTCCTTGCCACGGCGGCGGACTCCGATCCGGACCTGGAGGAGATGTACCGGGGCGAGAAGTTCACGGACGCGCCCTTCTCCACCGGCCTGCCGCTCGACCTGCGCGAGCGCAAGCGGGAGTACATGGACCGGATCGGTCTGCCCGAGGTGGCGCTGCGCTGCACCGCGGGCCTGCAGAACGTGGTCAAGGGCGCCCTCGAAGACGCCGGTACGGACCTCGACGGCATCGCCCGCTTCGTCTTCCCCAACGTCGGCAAGTCCCTGGTGCAGTGGGACTACCTCGACACGTTCGGCATCGAGGAGGAGCGCACCACCTGGCAGTGGGGCAGCGGCATCGGACACGCCGGAGCGGGGGACCAGTTCGGCGGCCTCACCCACCTCGCCGAGACCGGTGCGCTGCGCGCCGGCGACAAGGTCGTCCTGGCGGGCAGCGGCATCGGCTTCAGCTGGGCCTGCGCCGTTCTTGAGATCACCGAGCGCCCCGGCTGGGGATAG
- a CDS encoding amino acid adenylation domain-containing protein codes for MNRTTSEDPNRDGVTEVPGPLLLPTDRPRRTTTPCPTAAEHLRLPESCAGALDAYAAGEGIGSETVLLACFTALGFRYTGQTAFAVTTAPGASVGVTVDGDATLSSLAHAVRASAAGGPSTVAFHTGAGASHADGSEAGTDGGAPVGEGHELALYVHRDAGRLDAEVHYDESLFDAATARHVLGHYTKLLTAALAAPDQAIATLALLTPDEQHTILVDWNATATDLAYEGCLHHRFEERAALSPDAVALVHGAERWSFARIDTAANQLARHLRQSGVAPGTRVGLCLDRSSDLLVSLLAVLKTGAAYVPLDPGYPAQRLATMVEGAGCVAMVSRSDLAANLGAAVDTGHTPLVLVDRDAHLIDAQTPERPDIHVTPDDLCYVIFTSGSTGRPKPIALRHRGVLNNLADLNTRYGVGPGDSVLALSSPSFDMSVYELVGMPLAGGTVVLPDRERIKDPAHWAELLTAHGVTVWNSAPALLDLLTAHAEQDGATAFPALRLAMLGGDWIPVTLPDRVRRIAPDLRFIALGGATESSIHSTLYEVMDTDPSWTSIPYGRPMANQRTYILDPAGHPVPVGVPGDLHLAGIGLAQGYLNQPERTAERFLDWSHGPVTSERLYRTGDLARYRRDGQIELLGRMDFQVKVNGLRIELGEVEARLREHPEVKDAVVAAQPDAVGDRQLVGYVVLREPAALDSAGLRCYLGELLPAYMVPAAMVVLDSLPLSANGKLDRKALPAPEEAAEAAADAGDAPRGPWEQRIAEVWQQTLGVADISRDADFFALGGDSMKAVRSIGKIGAPLKWADLYRHPVLKDLAAHMERLTAEAAR; via the coding sequence GTGAACCGCACCACCAGCGAGGACCCGAACCGGGACGGCGTCACGGAGGTGCCCGGGCCCCTGCTGCTGCCCACCGACCGCCCGCGCCGCACCACCACCCCTTGTCCCACCGCGGCCGAGCACCTGCGTCTGCCGGAGTCCTGTGCCGGGGCCCTCGACGCCTACGCGGCGGGCGAAGGCATCGGGAGCGAAACCGTGCTGCTCGCCTGCTTCACGGCGCTCGGCTTCCGCTACACAGGGCAGACCGCATTCGCCGTGACCACCGCACCCGGCGCCTCGGTGGGCGTCACCGTGGACGGCGACGCCACCTTGTCGTCCCTGGCGCATGCCGTGCGCGCCAGCGCTGCGGGCGGGCCGTCCACGGTCGCCTTCCACACGGGAGCCGGCGCCTCACACGCAGATGGCAGCGAGGCCGGAACCGACGGCGGAGCCCCGGTCGGCGAAGGCCACGAACTCGCGCTCTACGTCCACCGCGACGCAGGACGCCTGGACGCCGAGGTCCACTACGACGAGAGCCTCTTCGATGCGGCCACCGCCCGGCACGTGCTGGGCCACTACACCAAGCTCCTCACGGCGGCTCTCGCCGCACCCGACCAGGCCATCGCCACGCTCGCCCTGCTCACGCCGGACGAACAGCACACGATCCTCGTCGACTGGAACGCCACCGCCACCGACCTCGCCTACGAGGGCTGTCTACACCACCGCTTCGAGGAGCGGGCAGCCCTGAGCCCCGACGCCGTCGCGCTCGTGCACGGCGCCGAGCGCTGGAGCTTCGCGCGCATCGACACGGCGGCCAACCAACTCGCCCGCCACCTGCGCCAGTCGGGTGTTGCTCCCGGCACGCGGGTCGGCCTCTGCCTCGACCGCTCCAGCGACCTGCTGGTCTCCCTGCTCGCCGTCCTCAAGACCGGCGCCGCCTATGTGCCGCTCGACCCGGGCTACCCCGCGCAGCGCCTGGCCACCATGGTGGAAGGCGCCGGCTGCGTGGCCATGGTCAGCCGCAGCGACCTCGCCGCCAACCTCGGTGCCGCGGTCGACACCGGGCACACCCCCCTGGTCCTTGTGGACCGTGACGCCCACCTCATCGATGCGCAGACCCCCGAGCGGCCGGACATCCACGTCACCCCCGACGACCTCTGCTACGTCATCTTCACCTCCGGCTCCACCGGCCGGCCCAAGCCCATCGCGCTGCGCCACCGCGGAGTCCTCAACAACCTCGCCGACCTCAACACCCGCTACGGCGTGGGGCCGGGCGACAGCGTCCTCGCGCTGTCCTCACCGAGCTTCGACATGTCCGTGTACGAACTGGTCGGCATGCCCCTCGCGGGCGGCACTGTCGTCCTGCCCGACCGCGAGCGGATCAAGGACCCGGCGCACTGGGCGGAACTGCTTACCGCGCACGGCGTGACCGTGTGGAACTCCGCGCCCGCGCTCCTCGACCTGCTGACCGCGCACGCCGAGCAGGACGGGGCCACCGCCTTTCCCGCACTGCGGCTGGCGATGCTCGGCGGCGACTGGATCCCCGTGACGCTGCCGGACCGGGTCCGCCGCATCGCACCCGATCTGCGGTTCATCGCCCTCGGCGGGGCCACCGAGTCGTCGATCCACTCCACGCTCTACGAGGTGATGGACACCGACCCGTCCTGGACCAGCATTCCCTACGGCCGCCCGATGGCCAATCAGCGCACCTACATCCTCGACCCCGCGGGCCACCCCGTACCCGTCGGCGTACCCGGGGATCTGCACCTGGCCGGCATCGGCCTCGCGCAGGGCTATCTGAACCAGCCCGAACGCACCGCGGAGCGCTTCCTGGACTGGTCCCACGGCCCCGTCACGAGTGAACGCCTCTACCGCACAGGCGACTTGGCGCGCTACCGGCGCGACGGGCAGATCGAGCTGCTCGGCCGGATGGACTTCCAGGTCAAGGTCAACGGACTGCGTATCGAACTCGGCGAGGTCGAGGCCAGGCTGCGCGAACACCCCGAGGTCAAGGACGCCGTGGTCGCCGCCCAGCCGGACGCGGTCGGCGACCGGCAGCTGGTGGGCTATGTCGTGCTGCGCGAGCCCGCCGCACTGGATTCCGCCGGACTGCGATGCTATTTGGGGGAGTTGCTGCCCGCCTACATGGTCCCGGCGGCGATGGTGGTCCTCGACTCGCTGCCGCTGAGCGCCAACGGCAAGCTGGACCGCAAGGCCCTGCCCGCCCCGGAGGAGGCCGCCGAGGCCGCCGCGGACGCCGGTGACGCCCCGCGCGGCCCCTGGGAGCAGCGGATCGCCGAGGTGTGGCAGCAGACGCTCGGCGTCGCCGACATCAGCCGCGACGCCGACTTCTTCGCACTCGGCGGCGACTCGATGAAGGCGGTCCGCAGCATCGGGAAGATCGGCGCCCCGCTCAAGTGGGCCGACCTGTACCGCCATCCCGTACTCAAGGACCTCGCCGCCCACATGGAGCGGCTGACTGCGGAGGCGGCTCGCTAG
- the glyA gene encoding serine hydroxymethyltransferase, protein MTFAPEPAVTGGQETSQTRLLRRGVDLLCRADPELAALLDAEVDHQAATLAMIASASAADPSVLAAGGAALSNVTAEGYPGARYHPGAVHFDAVERLAVERAKEAFGAQYANVQPHSCSSANFSVLSALIPVGGVLLGLDLDAGGHLTHGSPASVTGRHFSAVHYGLDEHGHLDYDSVADLARAHCPAVIVAGASAYPRVIDFARFRAIADSVGAYLLADISHIAGLVVTGEHPSPIDHAHITTTSTYKQLGGPRGGLILSGREHRAAGPDGHTPLARLMQQAVFPRSQGTPSPAAIAAKARALDLVTTPEFKDTARRIVENAAALAAAFTASGHHVLTGGTDNHMVLLGVLHRGLTGVVAERALEECGILANRNRIPGDTKPPLVAGGLRLGTNLLAQRGMGPAEMAACARLVDTVLDATRPDGDTAYHLDPRVRDGVRGEVAELCARFPLPFAHDEPAGAFAGHPPHETGARL, encoded by the coding sequence GTGACGTTCGCCCCCGAGCCTGCTGTGACAGGTGGTCAGGAAACCTCCCAGACCAGGCTGTTGCGCCGGGGCGTGGACCTGCTGTGCCGCGCTGACCCCGAACTCGCCGCGCTCCTGGACGCGGAGGTCGACCACCAGGCGGCCACCCTCGCCATGATCGCCTCGGCCAGTGCCGCCGACCCCTCGGTCCTCGCGGCGGGCGGCGCCGCACTGTCCAACGTGACGGCGGAGGGCTATCCCGGCGCCCGCTACCACCCCGGCGCGGTCCACTTCGACGCGGTCGAGCGGCTCGCGGTGGAGCGCGCCAAGGAGGCGTTCGGCGCGCAGTACGCCAACGTCCAGCCGCACTCGTGCTCCTCGGCCAACTTCAGTGTCCTGTCGGCCCTGATCCCGGTCGGCGGTGTGCTCCTCGGACTCGACCTCGACGCGGGCGGCCACCTCACCCACGGCTCGCCCGCCTCCGTGACGGGACGTCACTTCAGTGCCGTGCACTACGGCCTGGACGAGCACGGCCACCTCGACTACGACTCCGTCGCCGACCTGGCCCGCGCCCACTGTCCCGCCGTCATCGTCGCGGGCGCCAGCGCCTACCCGCGCGTCATCGATTTCGCCCGCTTCCGCGCCATCGCGGACTCGGTCGGCGCCTACCTGCTCGCGGACATCTCCCACATCGCGGGCCTGGTCGTCACCGGCGAACACCCCAGTCCCATCGACCACGCCCACATCACGACCACCAGCACCTACAAGCAGCTCGGCGGCCCGCGCGGCGGCCTCATCCTGAGCGGACGCGAGCACCGCGCCGCGGGACCCGACGGGCACACCCCGCTGGCCCGCCTCATGCAGCAGGCCGTCTTCCCGCGCTCCCAGGGCACCCCCAGCCCGGCCGCCATCGCCGCCAAGGCGCGCGCCCTGGACCTGGTCACCACACCGGAGTTCAAGGACACCGCTCGCCGCATCGTCGAGAACGCGGCCGCCCTCGCGGCCGCCTTCACCGCCTCCGGTCACCACGTCCTGACCGGAGGCACCGACAACCACATGGTGCTCCTCGGGGTCCTGCACCGGGGTCTGACCGGAGTCGTCGCCGAACGCGCCCTGGAGGAGTGCGGCATCCTCGCCAACCGCAACCGCATCCCCGGCGACACCAAACCGCCCCTGGTCGCGGGCGGACTGCGCCTGGGCACCAACCTGCTGGCCCAGCGCGGGATGGGACCGGCCGAGATGGCCGCGTGCGCCCGCCTCGTCGACACCGTCCTCGACGCCACGAGGCCCGACGGCGACACCGCGTACCACCTCGACCCGCGGGTCCGTGACGGCGTACGCGGCGAAGTCGCCGAGCTGTGCGCCCGCTTCCCGCTGCCGTTCGCCCACGACGAGCCGGCCGGGGCGTTCGCCGGCCATCCCCCCCATGAGACAGGAGCAAGGCTGTGA
- a CDS encoding thioesterase II family protein, producing the protein MTKLICLPYAGAGASVYRPWRTLSTGRLEAVPIQLPGREEEYGAPFYATIAAAAQDVATRLLGTVGDEPYAVFGHSFGSILAYEATQYLVEHGGPLPEHLVVSGSVSPRHREVRPVSADDDEQAVTDLKAMVGQDIESLNHPELRALLLPVLRADVQLLNAYEPAPRAPLPVPLTAIRGDADAMVPVPQWRDWSTFTSAAYRELEMSGGHMYLADDWALVWKTLEELL; encoded by the coding sequence ATGACCAAGCTGATCTGTCTCCCGTACGCGGGTGCGGGCGCCAGCGTCTACCGCCCCTGGCGCACCCTGTCCACGGGCCGCCTCGAGGCCGTCCCGATCCAGCTCCCGGGCCGTGAGGAGGAGTACGGGGCACCTTTCTACGCAACCATCGCCGCCGCCGCGCAGGACGTCGCTACCCGTCTGCTCGGGACCGTCGGCGACGAACCGTACGCCGTCTTCGGGCACAGCTTCGGCTCCATCCTCGCCTACGAGGCCACCCAGTACCTCGTCGAGCACGGCGGCCCGCTGCCCGAGCACCTCGTGGTCAGCGGCTCCGTCAGCCCGCGCCACCGCGAGGTGCGCCCGGTCTCGGCCGACGACGACGAGCAGGCCGTCACCGATCTGAAGGCGATGGTCGGGCAGGACATCGAGTCCCTCAACCACCCCGAGCTGCGCGCCCTGTTGCTGCCCGTGCTGCGCGCCGACGTACAGCTCCTGAACGCCTACGAACCCGCCCCACGCGCACCGCTGCCCGTGCCGCTCACCGCCATCCGGGGCGACGCGGACGCGATGGTCCCGGTGCCGCAGTGGCGGGACTGGTCCACGTTCACCTCCGCCGCCTACCGCGAGCTGGAGATGTCGGGCGGCCACATGTACCTCGCCGACGACTGGGCGCTGGTGTGGAAGACCCTCGAGGAGCTGCTGTGA
- a CDS encoding condensation domain-containing protein: MTDSPCTAQLRTGPASPPERQFWFAEQIARGAAANLALGRIRIEGTVDLPALDRAVDAVVRAHEALHTAFVVEEQHLVRKPLPAAPARSAVRLAAGTGFDAVAARLDETGLDLARAILHWTAVAPDEDGATLYVAVHHIAFDGLSHEIFAADLAEAYAQAVSGADPHLPPRPRAAVTPLDADRHDELVARWRTALAGVADLPCEGSQLSPPDLARSGLVEHRTGCSAERAAALRERAREGAKTPYALLLTAFGQALASLTGAADFCVGTPIATRGPDQDHEVGCLLNTAPVRLRGLDRADAADRAWDAVVEAVLHLDLPCEQIVAACRTSRSRRMPLFQALFAYQSWQRTVHPAGPARLWTVPVKPVGVQAEVQMQVCEVEGNAFDVLVQAPEGGFWAGRLAELTAAFDTHLERLATAPPH, encoded by the coding sequence ATGACCGACTCCCCGTGCACCGCCCAGCTCCGCACCGGGCCCGCCTCGCCCCCCGAACGCCAGTTCTGGTTCGCCGAACAGATCGCCAGGGGCGCCGCCGCCAACCTCGCGCTCGGCCGGATCCGCATCGAAGGCACCGTCGACCTGCCCGCCCTCGACCGGGCCGTCGACGCCGTGGTCCGGGCCCACGAGGCGCTGCACACCGCGTTCGTCGTCGAAGAACAGCACCTGGTCCGCAAGCCGCTCCCCGCGGCGCCCGCCCGATCGGCCGTCCGGCTCGCGGCAGGCACCGGCTTCGACGCCGTCGCGGCCCGGCTCGACGAGACCGGCCTCGACCTGGCCCGGGCCATCCTGCACTGGACCGCCGTGGCACCGGACGAGGACGGCGCGACGCTGTATGTCGCCGTCCACCACATCGCCTTCGACGGCCTCTCGCACGAGATCTTCGCCGCCGACCTCGCCGAGGCCTACGCCCAGGCGGTGAGCGGCGCCGACCCGCACCTGCCGCCGCGCCCCCGCGCCGCGGTCACACCGCTGGACGCCGACCGGCACGACGAACTCGTCGCGCGCTGGCGCACGGCCCTGGCGGGCGTCGCCGACCTGCCCTGCGAGGGATCCCAGCTGAGCCCGCCCGACCTGGCCAGGAGCGGACTCGTGGAACACCGCACCGGCTGCTCCGCTGAGCGGGCGGCCGCCCTGCGCGAACGGGCCAGGGAAGGCGCCAAGACACCGTACGCCCTGCTGCTCACCGCCTTCGGGCAGGCCCTGGCCTCGCTCACCGGCGCCGCCGACTTCTGTGTCGGCACGCCCATCGCCACCCGCGGCCCCGACCAGGACCACGAGGTCGGCTGCCTGTTGAACACCGCGCCCGTCCGACTGCGTGGCCTGGACCGCGCGGATGCGGCGGACCGGGCGTGGGATGCCGTGGTCGAGGCGGTGCTCCATCTCGATCTTCCCTGCGAGCAGATCGTGGCCGCCTGTCGCACCAGCCGCTCCCGCCGCATGCCGCTGTTCCAGGCGCTGTTCGCCTATCAGAGCTGGCAGCGCACCGTGCACCCGGCCGGGCCCGCCCGACTGTGGACGGTGCCCGTCAAGCCCGTGGGCGTCCAGGCGGAAGTGCAGATGCAGGTGTGCGAGGTCGAGGGCAACGCCTTCGACGTGCTGGTCCAGGCCCCCGAGGGTGGCTTCTGGGCCGGCCGGCTCGCCGAGCTGACCGCCGCGTTCGACACCCACCTGGAGCGGCTCGCCACCGCGCCCCCGCACTGA
- a CDS encoding SDR family oxidoreductase: protein MASTEVTRGGRLEGKVAVITGAGRGVGRSCATAFAAEGADLVLVDVPSATTPGVPYPLASESQLQHTAEECRKHGVEVLTAAADVRDLAALEQVRERTVDRFGQVDALVNNAGVVAPSGRPVHQTSEEEWQLLLDIDLSGAWRMTKLFAPLFIERRTGSIVNIASTAGLVGYRNFAGYVAAKHGLIGLTKAAALDYAPHRIRVNAVCPGNIRDEPAVEGRMLSEVARALDVPLAGHEELFTEQQPMNTLVDPVDVAEAALWLCCDATRHVTGSTVTVDAGYTVC from the coding sequence ATGGCTAGCACGGAGGTCACCCGCGGCGGCCGGCTCGAGGGCAAGGTCGCCGTCATCACCGGAGCGGGCCGCGGTGTCGGCCGCAGCTGCGCCACCGCCTTCGCCGCCGAGGGCGCCGACCTGGTCCTGGTCGACGTGCCCAGCGCGACGACCCCCGGCGTGCCCTACCCGCTGGCCAGCGAGAGCCAGCTGCAGCACACCGCCGAGGAGTGCCGCAAGCACGGGGTCGAGGTCCTCACCGCCGCCGCGGACGTGCGCGACCTGGCCGCGCTCGAGCAGGTCCGCGAGCGCACCGTCGACCGCTTCGGGCAGGTCGACGCGCTGGTCAACAACGCGGGCGTGGTGGCCCCTTCGGGCCGCCCCGTCCACCAGACCAGTGAGGAGGAGTGGCAGCTGCTGCTCGACATCGACCTGAGCGGGGCCTGGCGGATGACCAAGCTCTTCGCGCCGCTGTTCATCGAGCGCAGAACGGGATCGATCGTGAACATCGCCTCCACCGCGGGGCTCGTCGGCTACCGGAACTTCGCCGGCTACGTCGCCGCCAAGCACGGGCTCATCGGGCTGACCAAGGCCGCTGCCCTGGACTACGCCCCCCACCGAATCCGGGTGAACGCGGTGTGCCCCGGCAACATCCGCGACGAGCCCGCCGTCGAGGGCCGCATGCTCAGCGAGGTCGCCCGGGCCCTGGACGTGCCGCTCGCCGGACACGAGGAGCTCTTCACCGAACAGCAGCCCATGAACACGCTGGTGGATCCGGTCGATGTGGCCGAGGCCGCGCTCTGGCTGTGCTGCGATGCCACCCGCCATGTCACGGGCAGCACCGTGACGGTCGACGCGGGATACACGGTGTGCTGA
- a CDS encoding MFS transporter, which yields MNESRTTAAAAPARRRGPLTALLTAQYLSAFGNAVTIVTVPLYVLGATGSSIATGLAGFANALPLIFAGAVGGVFIDRIGGRRMSVLSDLFAGILIGLIPLLDQTAGLPLPLLMGLLFGRTVVATPAQAARLSLVKPLADGAQVRLESANSWFQAAPRLGLVAGAPLAGLLIAVSGSVVGMYVDAASFLIASILVALAVPPAKAAGGGGEKLSFFRQLTEGFALVRTIPVIGAMTAFVFVTNFLDDAFTPLMLPVYAKEVLGDGQYLGWLLAASGCGAIAGTFLYPVLSRRFLTSRRYTLLGCFAVIASLRLLMVLHPGPFLMVAITFVSGLAAGPLNPVLSTVMLERVPEELRGRVFGLSGAVAMAAAPLGILCAGWAVDGIGLTAALGCFGTAYFVLILVSLRSRALRDMDARPTAEAEEQDMEEEPAHG from the coding sequence GTGAACGAGTCCCGAACCACCGCGGCCGCCGCGCCCGCCCGGCGGCGAGGTCCGCTCACCGCCCTGCTGACTGCGCAGTACCTGTCGGCCTTCGGCAACGCCGTCACCATCGTGACGGTCCCGCTCTACGTCCTCGGCGCCACCGGCAGTTCGATCGCCACCGGCCTCGCGGGCTTCGCCAACGCGCTTCCGCTGATCTTCGCGGGCGCCGTCGGCGGCGTGTTCATCGACCGGATCGGCGGGCGCCGCATGAGCGTCCTGTCCGACCTGTTCGCCGGTATCCTGATCGGGCTCATCCCGCTCCTCGACCAGACCGCCGGGCTGCCGCTGCCGCTTCTGATGGGCCTGCTGTTCGGCCGGACCGTCGTCGCGACACCCGCCCAGGCGGCCCGCCTGAGCCTGGTCAAACCGTTGGCCGACGGCGCCCAGGTCCGCCTGGAGAGCGCCAACTCCTGGTTCCAGGCGGCACCGCGCCTGGGCCTGGTGGCCGGCGCGCCGCTCGCCGGACTGCTCATCGCGGTCTCGGGATCGGTCGTCGGCATGTACGTCGACGCAGCCTCGTTCCTCATCGCTTCGATCCTGGTGGCCCTCGCGGTGCCACCGGCCAAGGCCGCCGGCGGCGGGGGAGAGAAGCTCAGCTTCTTCCGCCAGCTGACCGAGGGCTTCGCCTTGGTCAGGACGATTCCCGTGATCGGCGCGATGACGGCCTTCGTCTTCGTCACCAACTTCCTCGACGACGCGTTCACCCCACTCATGCTGCCGGTGTACGCCAAGGAGGTGCTCGGTGACGGCCAGTACCTGGGCTGGCTGCTCGCGGCCTCCGGGTGCGGCGCCATCGCGGGCACCTTCCTGTACCCGGTGCTCAGCCGCCGCTTCCTCACCAGCCGCCGCTACACCCTGCTCGGCTGCTTCGCGGTCATCGCGTCCCTGCGCCTGCTGATGGTGCTGCACCCCGGGCCGTTCCTGATGGTGGCGATCACCTTCGTGAGCGGGCTCGCGGCCGGGCCGCTCAACCCTGTCCTGAGCACCGTGATGCTCGAGCGCGTCCCCGAGGAGCTGCGCGGCCGGGTCTTCGGGCTCTCCGGCGCCGTCGCGATGGCCGCCGCGCCGCTCGGCATCCTGTGCGCAGGCTGGGCCGTGGACGGCATCGGCCTGACCGCCGCGCTCGGCTGCTTCGGCACCGCGTACTTCGTACTGATCCTCGTCTCGCTGCGCAGCCGCGCCCTGCGGGACATGGACGCCAGGCCCACCGCCGAAGCCGAGGAGCAGGACATGGAAGAGGAGCCCGCCCATGGCTAG